Genomic window (Desulfobulbaceae bacterium):
CGGTCCTGCCCGGACTGAGATCATGACCCGTGAGACCATGACTGAGGTCAAGGCTCTTGCTTCACGAGTGTCCTTTGCCAGTATTGATGTGACTGGCGGGGCGCCGGAGATGAATCCTCATATCTGCGAGTTGCTGGACGGACTGGCCAAGCATACGCCGAGGCTGCTGTTGCGTTCCAATCTGGTGGCCATGGCTGATTCCTCCCGGGCCGGACTCCTTGATCTCTGCAGGCAGCATCGGGTAGTAATCGTCGCCTCATTTCCGGCATTGAACGAGGCCCAGGCCGAATCGCAGCGTGGTAACGGCGCCTTTCAACAATCCATTGCCGTTCTCAGGATTTTGAACGATATGGGCTATGGCCACGAGGGAAGCGGCTTGGAGCTTGATTTGGTCTCTAATCCTGCCGGGGCCTTTATGCCAGCGGATCAGGCGGCGATGGAGCAACGTTTTCATCAGGTGTTGTTTGAGAAGTGGGGGATTACCTTTAACAGATTGTTTTCCTTGGCGAATGTTCCGTTGGGAAGGTTCAAGCAATGGCTTGAGCAGACTGATAATTATAACGCGTACATGGGGCGATTGGTTGCCGCCTTTAATCCCTGCGCCGTCGCCGGAGTCATGTGCCGGAGTCTGATCTCGGTAGGATGGGATGGGTTTCTCTCTGATTGTGATTTTAACCAGGCGCTTAACTTGCCTTTAGGAGGAGTGCGTCGTCATGTCAGTGAGTTAGGCGTGATGCCAAGGCAAGGTGATCTCATCGCTGTTTCGGATCATTGCTATGCCTGCACTGCTGGAGCGGGGTTCACCTGAGGAGGGACAATCAGTGCCTGAGGTTCAGGCACCGGACATTATGACTAAGGGGCGAGGCAGAGCAGTTCTTTTGTTGGCAGGAGCCTTTGCTGTGGTGGCTCTTTTTGTTTATTT
Coding sequences:
- a CDS encoding radical SAM/Cys-rich domain protein; amino-acid sequence: MNSSEQRHWPTFAEMVARHGHLLTRDTAATLQVNVGRLCNLSCRHCHLEAGPARTEIMTRETMTEVKALASRVSFASIDVTGGAPEMNPHICELLDGLAKHTPRLLLRSNLVAMADSSRAGLLDLCRQHRVVIVASFPALNEAQAESQRGNGAFQQSIAVLRILNDMGYGHEGSGLELDLVSNPAGAFMPADQAAMEQRFHQVLFEKWGITFNRLFSLANVPLGRFKQWLEQTDNYNAYMGRLVAAFNPCAVAGVMCRSLISVGWDGFLSDCDFNQALNLPLGGVRRHVSELGVMPRQGDLIAVSDHCYACTAGAGFT